The segment GGCCGCGGTTCGCCGGCTTCCCCAGCAAGGAAGCCGCCGTCGAGGCCGCCCGCGCCAAGGGCGGGCAGCACACCGCCGACCTGCTCTCCACCATCGACTTCACGCCCGGCCAGGGCATGGACTTCGGCGCCATCGGCACCGTCCTGCTCTGGGTGCTCGGCATCTACCTGGCCGCGATCCTGTTCGGCGTGGTGCAGGGCCGGCTGGCCGCGCTGGCGATCAACCGGACGGTGTTCCGGCTGCGCGAGGAGGTCGAGGCGAAGCTGTCCCGGCTGCCGCTCAGCTACTTCGACCGGCAGCCGCGCGGCGAGGTGCTCAGCCGGGTCACCAACGACATCGACAACATCAACCAGTCCATGCAGCAGACCATGGGCCAGGTGGTGAACTCGCTGCTCACCATCGTCGGCGTGCTGGCGATGATGTTCTGGATCTCGCCGCTGCTGGCGGTGATCGCGCTGGTCTCGGTGCCGGTCTCGGTGGTGGTCGCCACCAAGGTCGGCAAGCGCGCCCAGCCGCAGTTCATCAAGCAGTGGGGCTCCACCGGCAAGCTGAACGCGCACATCGAGGAGATGTTCACCGGGCACAGCCTGGTGAAGGTCTTCGGCCGCCAGCAGGAGGCCGCGGAGCTCTTCGAGCGGGAGAACCAGGCGCTCTACGAGGCGTCCTTCCGGGCGCAGTTCATCTCGGGCATCATCCAGCCCGCGATGATGCTGGTCGGCAACATCAACTACGTGCTGGTCGCGGTGGTCGGCGGCCTGCGGGTGGCCACCGGCGCGCTGTCCATCGGCGACGTGCAGGCGTTCATCCAGTACTCCCGACAGTTCAGCCAGCCGCTCAGCCAGGTCGCCTCGATGGCCAACCTGGTGCAGTCCGGCGTCGCCTCCGCCGAGCGGGTCTTCGAACTGCTGGACGCCGAGGAGCAGTCCCCCGAGCCGCAGCACCCCGAGCGCCCCGCCGAGGTCCGCGGCCGGGTCGCGTTCGAGGACGTCTCCTTCCGCTACGACCCCGCCAAGCCGCTCATCGACGGCCTGTCCCTGAAGGTCGAGCCCGGCCACACGGTCGCCATCGTCGGCCCGACCGGCGCCGGCAAGACCACCATGGTCAACCTGCTGATGCGCTTCTACGAGGTCAGCGGCGGCCGGATCACCCTGGACGGCGTGGACATCGCCGCGATGTCCCGCGAGGAACTGCGCTCCGGCATCGGCATGGTGCTCCAGGACACCTGGCTGTTCGGCGGCACCATCGCCGAGAACATCGCGTACGGCGCCGAGTCCGCCACCCGCGAGCAGGTCGTGGCGGCCGCGCGGGCCGCGCACGTCGACCGCTTCGTGCGGACCCTGCCCGAGGGCTACGACACCGTCCTGGACGACGAGGGCACCGGCGTCAGCGCGGGCGAGAAGCAGCTGATCACCATCGCCCGGGCCTTCCTGGCCCAGCCCTCGATCCTGGTGCTGGACGAGGCGACCAGCTCCGTCGACACCCGCACCGAGGTGCTGATCCAGCGCGCGATGGCCGAACTGCGCACCGGCCGCACCAGCTTCGTGATCGCCCACCGCCTCTCCACCATCCGGGACGCCGACGTGATCCTGGTGATGGAGAACGGCTCGATCGTCGAACAGGGCGGCCACGACGAGCTGATCGCCGCCGACGGCGCCTACGCCCGGCTCTACCAGGCCCAGTTCGCCCAGGCGGTGGCCGAGGTCGACTGACCCCGCCCACCCGCCGCCACCGTGCCGGGGCCCGCCGTTCCGGCGGGCCCCCGCCGCGTTCCCGGGCCCGCCGCGCCGTGACCCGGATCACCTCCGCACCACTGTCACGTTCCGGCGGGCTGTCCGGTCCCCCTTGCGGAACCGCCGGAACGTGACAGCGGCGGGGAGACCGAGGAGGACGAGATGACCGGCAAGCACATCGTGGTGATCGGCGCGGGCTACGCGGGGCTGTCCGCCGCCGCCGAGATCGGCCGCGGACCGGGGAGGGTCACCCTGGTCGCCCCGGAACGGCGCTTCGCCCACCGCGTCCGGCAGCACGAGATCGCCGCCGGACACCCGGTGGCCCGCCCCGAGATCGCCCGGGTGCTGCGCGGCCGCCGGGTCGAGCACCTGGCCACCCGGGCCGTCGAACTCGACCTGGCCGCCCGCGAGGTGCGCACCGAGGACGGCGGCCGGCTGGCGTACGACACCCTGGTGTACGCGCTGGGCAGCCGCACCGCCTGGGGCGGCGTGCCGGGCGCGGCCGAGCACGCGTACTCGGCCGAGCGCGCCGAGGAACTGCGCCGGCGGCTCGCCCAGGCTCCCGGGACGGGCATCCTCGCCGTGGTCGGCGGCGGGGCGACCGGCATCGAGCTGGCCGCCGAACTGGCCGAGGCGTACCCGGCCCGGCCGGTCCGGCTGGTCGCGTCCGGCCTGGTCGGCGGCTGGCTGTCGGAGCGCGGCCGGGCGCACGTCCTGGCGGTGCTCGGCCGCCTCGGCGTCCGGGTCGACGAGCACCGCCGGGTCACCGCCGTCACCGCGTCCGGCCTCACCTGCGGCGAGGACGGGGACGTCCCGGCGGAGGTGGTGGTGTGGGCCGCCTCGCTGGAGCCGCACCCGCTGGCCGCCGCGGCCGGCCTGGCCGTCGACGCGCGCGGCCGCGCCCTGGTCGACGACCACCTGCGCTCGCTCTCGCACCCCGAGGTGCACGTGGTCGGGGACGCCGCCGCCGTCGAGGTGCCCGGCATCGGCGAACTGCGGATGGCCTGCGCCACCGCGATGCCGCAGGGCCGCTACCTGGCGAAGCTGCTCACCGGCCGCACCGGCAAGCCGTTCGCGTTCCGGTACGCCACCCAGTGCCTGAGCCTGGGGCGCGGCGAGGCGCTGGTGCAGCTGATCCACCGCGACGACTCGGTGCGGCCCCGGGTGCTGACCGGCGCGGCCGGGCGGCTGGTCAAGGCGGGCATCGTCAAGGGCCTCCCGCTGTCGCTGCGCTGAGCCCGCCGGGCCGGGCCGTTCCGGCGTCCGGGCCGCCCGGACGCCGACGGGCCGGCACCCGCCCTGGATCAGGGGGTGCCGGCCCGTCGGGTGCGTGCCCGGGTGCTTGCCCGTGCCGGAGGAGCTACTTCTTCTCCTTCGGGGCCTCCGCGTCCGTCGACAGCGCGGCGATGAAGGCCTCCTGCGGGACCTCCACCCGGCCGACCATCTTCATCCGCTTCTTGCCTTCCTTCTGCTTCTCCAGCAGCTTGCGCTTGCGCGAGATGTCGCCGCCGTAGCACTTGGCGAGGACGTCCTTGCGGATCGCGCGGACCGTCTCGCGGGCGATCACCCGGGAGCCGATCGCGGCCTGGATCGGCACCTCGAACTGCTGGCGCGGGATCAGCTTCTGCAGCTTGCCGGCCATCATCACGCCGTAGTTGTAGGCCTTCTCCTTGTGCACGATCGCGGAGAACGCGTCCACCGCGTCGCCGTGCAGCAGGATGTCGACCTTCACCAGGTCGGCGGCCTGCTCGCCGATCGGCTCGTAGTCGAAGGAGCCGTAACCGCGGGTCTTGGACTTCAGCTGGTCGAAGAAGTCGAAGACGATCTCGGCCAGCGGCAGCGTGTACCGCAGCTCGACCCGGTCCTCGGAGAGGTAGTCCATGCCCTGCAGGTTGCCGCGGCGGGCCTGGCAGAGCTCCATGATCGCGCCGACGAACTCGTTCGGGGCGAGGATGGTGCCGCGCACCACCGGCTCGTACACCTCGGCGATCTTGCCGGTGGGGAACTCGCTCGGGTTGGTGACGGTGTGCTCGCTGCCGTCCTCCATGACCACCCGGTAGATCACGTTCGGGGCGGTGGAGATCAGGTCGAGGTTGAACTCGCGCTCCAGCCGCTCCCGGATGATCTCCAGGTGCAGCAGGCCGAGGAAGCCGCAGCGGTAGCCGAAGCCGAGCGCGACCGAGGTCTCCGGCTCGTAGACCAGCGCGGCGTCGTTCAGCCGCAGCTTGTCCAGCGCGTCGCGGAGCAGCGGGTAGTCCGAGCCGTCCAGCGGGTAGAGGCCGGAGAACACCATCGGGCGCGGGTCCTTGTAGCCGCCCAGCGGCTCGGTGGCGCCCTTGTGCATCGAGGTGATGGTGTCACCGACCTTGGACTGCCGGACGTCCTTCACACCGGTGATGATGTAGCCCACCTCGCCGACGCCGAGGCCGTCGGCGACCTTCGGCTCCGGCGAGATGACGCCGATCTCCAGCAGCTCGTGGGTCGCGCCGGTGGACATCATGGCGATCCGCTCGCGCTTGGTGAGCTGACCGTCCACCACTCGCACGTAGGTGACCACGCCGCGGTAGGAGTCGTACACCGAGTCGAAGATCATCGCGCGGGCCGGGGCGTCCTTGGCGCCGACCGGGGCCGGGATCCGGTCGACCACGTGGTCGAGCAGCTCCTCGACGCCGAGGCCGGTCTTCGCGGAGACCTTCAGCACGTCGTCCGGGTCGCACCCGATGATGTGCGCGAGCTCGGCGGCGTACTTCTCCGGCTGGGCGGCCGGCAGGTCGATCTTGTTGAGCACCGGGACGATCGTGAGGTCGTTCTCCAGCGCCAGGTACAGGTTGGCGAGGGTCTGCGCCTCGATGCCCTGGGCGGCGTCGACCACCAGGATGGTCCCCTCGCAGGCCGCGAGGGAGCGGGACACCTCGTACGTGAAGTCCACGTGGCCGGGGGTGTCGATCATGTTGAGGATGTGCGTCGTGCCCGCGTTCTCACCGGACTTGGGCGCCCACGGGAGGCGCACGGCCTGGGACTTGATGGTGATGCCGCGCTCGCGCTCGATGTCCATCCGGTCGAGGTACTGGGCGCGCATCTGCCGGGGGTCCACCACGCCGGTGATCTGCAGCATCCGGTCGGCGAGCGTCGACTTGCCGTGGTCGATGTGGGCGATGATGCAGAAGTTGCGGATCACCGCCGGGTCAGTACGGCTGGGCTCTGGCACGTTGCTGGGGGTCGCGGGCACCTTGGTCCGATTTCTGATCCGATCAATAATGGTTCCGCCCATCCTCCCATGCCGGACGACCCCCGGTCCTTCCGGCCCGAGCGGGCGTGCGGGACGATCACCCCATGATCTTGGAAAGCGCCCTGCTCGACGTCCTCCCCGGCCAGGAGGAGACCTTCCTCGCCGCCTTCGCCGAGGCCCGCCCGCTGATCGCCGCCCAGCGCGGCTTCCGCTCCCTCGAACTGCGCCGCTGCCTGGACGCGGGCAGCACCTCGCGCTTCCTGCTCCAGGTCGGCTGGGACACCCTGGAGGACCACACCGAGGGCTTCCGCCGCTCCCCCGAGTACGCCCGCTGGCGCGAGCTGCTGCACCACTTCTACGACCCGTTCCCGGTCGTCGAGCACTACGGCGAACCGCTGCTCACCGCCTGACCGCCGGCCGCACCACCGTTCCCGCCCGGCGGTCCGGTTTGGGGCGGCCGGGCGGGCCCTGGTAGCGTGGGCGGCTGCACTCCGCCGTCGGCATGCCCTCTCAGCAGGCCCGAACGGCGAACGGGTGCGACCCGTTTAGCTGTCGATTCACGTCGATTCACACAGACTGAGGCTCTTTCGTGGCGAACATCAAGTCCCAGATCAAGCGCAACAAGACCAACGAGAAGGCGCGCCTGCGCAACAAGGCCGTCAAGTCCTCGCTGAAGACCGCTCTGCGCAAGGCCCGCGAGGCCGCTGCCGCCGGCGAGACCGAGAAGGCCGTCGTGCTGGCCCGCGCCGCCTCCAAGGCGCTCGACAAGGCCGTGAGCAAGGGCGTCATCCACAAGAACCAGGCCGCCAACAAGAAGTCGGCGATCACCAAGCGCGTCACCGTCGCCGCCTGATCCAGGTTCTCCCCGCACGGCCCCGCCGTGCACCCGGTGCCCCCCGCACCGCCCCGGTCGGCGTGAACCCGCGGCCCTCTACCCGCCACCGCCGACCACCCGCTCCCGGAGACCCCGGCCCTCTACCCGGAGTCCCGACGAGCCGCACGACCCGTACCGCACGCGGCCTGCGTTCGCCACGCGGGTGCGGTACCCGGCTCCACGGCGAGAGCGTCCCGTCCAGGACCCTCGCCCCCACTGCCCGTCCGGTGCACACCGGACGGGCAGTCGGCGTTTCCGGCCCCCGCCTCCCCGCGCCACCCGTCGCCACCCACCGCACGAGTGACGGCGTCAACCGGGGCACCGGCGCGGAATCGGCCCCCGCCGAGCGGCGGGAGTAGGGTACTCGGCACCTTCCGTGCCCGCCCGACTACGCAGGGGAACG is part of the Kitasatospora setae KM-6054 genome and harbors:
- a CDS encoding ABC transporter ATP-binding protein; translation: MGAQGTEKSKDFGGSAKRLVGLLGPERTLLFTVLGFGVLGVGAQVVGPRVLGKATDLIVAGATGPRFAGFPSKEAAVEAARAKGGQHTADLLSTIDFTPGQGMDFGAIGTVLLWVLGIYLAAILFGVVQGRLAALAINRTVFRLREEVEAKLSRLPLSYFDRQPRGEVLSRVTNDIDNINQSMQQTMGQVVNSLLTIVGVLAMMFWISPLLAVIALVSVPVSVVVATKVGKRAQPQFIKQWGSTGKLNAHIEEMFTGHSLVKVFGRQQEAAELFERENQALYEASFRAQFISGIIQPAMMLVGNINYVLVAVVGGLRVATGALSIGDVQAFIQYSRQFSQPLSQVASMANLVQSGVASAERVFELLDAEEQSPEPQHPERPAEVRGRVAFEDVSFRYDPAKPLIDGLSLKVEPGHTVAIVGPTGAGKTTMVNLLMRFYEVSGGRITLDGVDIAAMSREELRSGIGMVLQDTWLFGGTIAENIAYGAESATREQVVAAARAAHVDRFVRTLPEGYDTVLDDEGTGVSAGEKQLITIARAFLAQPSILVLDEATSSVDTRTEVLIQRAMAELRTGRTSFVIAHRLSTIRDADVILVMENGSIVEQGGHDELIAADGAYARLYQAQFAQAVAEVD
- a CDS encoding NAD(P)/FAD-dependent oxidoreductase, coding for MTGKHIVVIGAGYAGLSAAAEIGRGPGRVTLVAPERRFAHRVRQHEIAAGHPVARPEIARVLRGRRVEHLATRAVELDLAAREVRTEDGGRLAYDTLVYALGSRTAWGGVPGAAEHAYSAERAEELRRRLAQAPGTGILAVVGGGATGIELAAELAEAYPARPVRLVASGLVGGWLSERGRAHVLAVLGRLGVRVDEHRRVTAVTASGLTCGEDGDVPAEVVVWAASLEPHPLAAAAGLAVDARGRALVDDHLRSLSHPEVHVVGDAAAVEVPGIGELRMACATAMPQGRYLAKLLTGRTGKPFAFRYATQCLSLGRGEALVQLIHRDDSVRPRVLTGAAGRLVKAGIVKGLPLSLR
- the lepA gene encoding translation elongation factor 4; the protein is MPATPSNVPEPSRTDPAVIRNFCIIAHIDHGKSTLADRMLQITGVVDPRQMRAQYLDRMDIERERGITIKSQAVRLPWAPKSGENAGTTHILNMIDTPGHVDFTYEVSRSLAACEGTILVVDAAQGIEAQTLANLYLALENDLTIVPVLNKIDLPAAQPEKYAAELAHIIGCDPDDVLKVSAKTGLGVEELLDHVVDRIPAPVGAKDAPARAMIFDSVYDSYRGVVTYVRVVDGQLTKRERIAMMSTGATHELLEIGVISPEPKVADGLGVGEVGYIITGVKDVRQSKVGDTITSMHKGATEPLGGYKDPRPMVFSGLYPLDGSDYPLLRDALDKLRLNDAALVYEPETSVALGFGYRCGFLGLLHLEIIRERLEREFNLDLISTAPNVIYRVVMEDGSEHTVTNPSEFPTGKIAEVYEPVVRGTILAPNEFVGAIMELCQARRGNLQGMDYLSEDRVELRYTLPLAEIVFDFFDQLKSKTRGYGSFDYEPIGEQAADLVKVDILLHGDAVDAFSAIVHKEKAYNYGVMMAGKLQKLIPRQQFEVPIQAAIGSRVIARETVRAIRKDVLAKCYGGDISRKRKLLEKQKEGKKRMKMVGRVEVPQEAFIAALSTDAEAPKEKK
- a CDS encoding antibiotic biosynthesis monooxygenase family protein; translation: MILESALLDVLPGQEETFLAAFAEARPLIAAQRGFRSLELRRCLDAGSTSRFLLQVGWDTLEDHTEGFRRSPEYARWRELLHHFYDPFPVVEHYGEPLLTA
- the rpsT gene encoding 30S ribosomal protein S20, producing MANIKSQIKRNKTNEKARLRNKAVKSSLKTALRKAREAAAAGETEKAVVLARAASKALDKAVSKGVIHKNQAANKKSAITKRVTVAA